One Kryptolebias marmoratus isolate JLee-2015 linkage group LG21, ASM164957v2, whole genome shotgun sequence DNA segment encodes these proteins:
- the sox17 gene encoding transcription factor SOX-17: MSSPDAGYASDDQTQARCAMSVMMPGMGHCQWADPLSPLGDAKAKNEPCASGSGSQSRGKSEPRIRRPMNAFMVWAKDERKRLAQQNPDLHNAELSKMLGKSWKALPVTEKQPFVEEAERLRIQHMQDHPNYKYRPRRRKQVKRIKRLDSSFLVHGVPDHQAQPMAGEGRVCMESLGLGYHDHGGFQVPPQPLGLYRDAQTLGGPSYETYSLPTPDTSPLDAVDSDFFSPHSQEDCHMMPAYPYHSQVADFQPQEPLSNHHGNPIMHRHPASAPEQPPQPPSFMGCPNPLAMYYTQHCGSSHPKRHPGGAGQLSPPPDSHSHSADSVEQMHHSELLAEVDRSEFEQYLSSSSARTDMTGLLYGSHEAGMQGPESLISSVLSDASTAVYYCNYNSS, translated from the exons ATGAGCAGTCCCGATGCGGGTTACGCCAGCGACGATCAGACCCAGGCAAGGTGTGCGATGTCAGTCATGATGCCTGGAATGGGACACTGCCAGTGGGCCGACCCCCTCAGTCCGCTCGGGGACGCCAAGGCGAAGAACGAGCCGTGCGCCTCCGGCTCCGGCAGCCAGAGCCGCGGGAAGAGCGAGCCGCGGATCCGGCGGCCCATGAACGCCTTCATGGTGTGGGCGAAGGATGAGCGCAAGAGGCTGGCGCAGCAAAACCCGGACCTGCACAACGCGGAGCTGAGCAAAATGCTTG GGAAATCGTGGAAAGCCCTTCCTGTCACAGAGAAGCAGCCCTTCGTCGAGGAGGCCGAGCGCCTGCGGATCCAACACATGCAGGATCACCCCAACTACAAGTACCGGCCCCGGCGGCGGAAGCAGGTGAAGAGGATTAAGAGGCTGGACTCCAGCTTTCTGGTCCACGGCGTGCCCGACCACCAGGCTCAGCCTATGGCCGGGGAAGGCAGAGTGTGCATGGAGAGCCTGGGCCTCGGCTACCACGACCACGGCGGCTTCCAGGTTCCCCCGCAGCCACTGGGTCTCTACAGGGACGCTCAGACTCTTGGGGGCCCCTCTTACGAAACCTACAGCCTTCCCACACCCGACACGTCTCCTCTGGATGCTGTAGATTCAGACTTCTTTTCCCCGCACTCTCAAGAGGACTGTCACATGATGCCTGCGTACCCGTACCACTCTCAAGTGGCAGATTTTCAGCCTCAGGAACCCCTCTCCAACCACCACGGTAACCCCATCATGCACCGACACCCGGCCTCTGCCCCAGAGCAGCCCCCTCAGCCTCCCTCCTTCATGGGGTGCCCCAACCCTTTGGCCATGTACTACACCCAGCACTGCGGCTCCAGCCACCCCAAACGGCACCCTGGCGGGGCGGGACAGCTATCCCCACCTCCTGACTCCCACTCCCACTCAGCAGACAGCGTGGAGCAGATGCACCACTCGGAGCTGCTGGCCGAGGTGGACCGCAGCGAGTTCGAGCAGTACCTGAGCTCGTCCTCGGCACGCACGGACATGACGGGTTTGCTGTACGGGTCGCACGAGGCCGGCATGCAAGGACCCGAGAGCCTCATATCTTCGGTGCTGTCGGACGCCAGCACAGCCGTGTATTACTGCAACTACAACAGCTCCTAA